A single window of Candidatus Rhabdochlamydia oedothoracis DNA harbors:
- a CDS encoding transposase, with amino-acid sequence MVFFSSGRGGGEQVDYGYKGKGVTSHLLVEKSGKPLAITFTSASGDEKKQVIPLLRKVIPFIKKAWNQGKVPILEADKGYDSEQTRIDVLSHEVFPLIARKRNTKGYKIKGICYLEKQRWVVERTISWLKTCFRRLTVRWERKAIYWNGLLMFGLLGYWMNFLSRQVSLKQ; translated from the coding sequence ATGGTTTTTTTTTCCAGCGGACGCGGAGGAGGAGAGCAAGTTGATTATGGCTACAAAGGTAAAGGCGTGACATCGCATTTACTGGTAGAAAAATCAGGAAAGCCTCTTGCAATCACTTTTACATCAGCATCCGGGGATGAGAAAAAACAAGTGATCCCTCTGCTTAGGAAAGTCATTCCCTTCATTAAAAAAGCATGGAATCAGGGAAAAGTACCCATACTTGAAGCAGATAAAGGTTATGACTCAGAGCAAACACGTATCGATGTTCTTTCCCATGAGGTTTTTCCTCTGATAGCTCGGAAAAGAAACACTAAGGGATATAAGATAAAAGGCATTTGCTACCTTGAAAAGCAACGTTGGGTCGTTGAGAGAACGATTTCTTGGTTAAAGACATGCTTCCGTCGTCTTACAGTGCGCTGGGAAAGAAAGGCAATATATTGGAACGGACTATTAATGTTTGGACTACTGGGATATTGGATGAATTTCTTAAGTCGGCAAGTATCTTTAAAACAGTAA
- a CDS encoding transposase, giving the protein MSKQGLNEEQFKILEPQMEKWVNRNHYGRKLAPWRPVVNTIFWVLRTGAPWKDAPRNKEFSHPSTAHAWLGRMQSAGFLDQFLEELLKLAEQLGCIDAQRLSVDGFFFQRTRRRRAS; this is encoded by the coding sequence ATGAGCAAGCAAGGATTAAATGAAGAACAGTTTAAAATACTCGAACCTCAAATGGAAAAATGGGTAAATCGTAACCATTATGGAAGAAAATTAGCGCCATGGAGACCTGTAGTGAATACTATTTTCTGGGTGCTTCGGACAGGAGCTCCTTGGAAAGATGCACCTAGAAACAAGGAGTTTTCTCATCCCTCAACAGCACACGCATGGCTTGGAAGAATGCAATCTGCTGGATTTTTAGATCAATTTTTAGAAGAGCTGCTTAAGCTTGCCGAACAGCTGGGGTGTATTGATGCCCAGAGACTCTCTGTAGATGGTTTTTTTTTCCAGCGGACGCGGAGGAGGAGAGCAAGTTGA
- the efp gene encoding elongation factor P, which yields MAQYSTSDLRGGFKVEIEEEPYTVVSNEFVKPGKGQPFNRIKLKHLITGRVIEKTFKSGEKVATADVEELKMRMLYKESDGVVFMDDESFEQFTIPLYILEDKQQWLLEEILYDVTFYKGQPIDVTPPTFMEMRVVETAPGARGDTASGRVLKPAITESGAKVQIPIFIEEGEKIKIDTRTGDYVARV from the coding sequence ATGGCCCAATACAGCACAAGTGATCTAAGAGGTGGTTTTAAAGTAGAAATCGAAGAAGAACCCTATACCGTGGTTAGCAATGAGTTTGTTAAACCGGGGAAAGGACAACCTTTCAATCGTATTAAACTCAAGCATTTAATAACAGGGCGTGTTATAGAAAAAACCTTTAAATCAGGCGAAAAGGTAGCAACGGCAGATGTAGAAGAACTAAAGATGCGTATGTTATACAAAGAATCCGATGGAGTTGTTTTTATGGACGATGAGTCCTTTGAACAATTTACCATTCCTCTTTACATATTAGAGGATAAACAGCAGTGGCTGCTTGAAGAGATCCTGTATGATGTAACCTTCTATAAGGGACAACCGATTGATGTTACTCCTCCTACTTTCATGGAAATGCGTGTTGTTGAAACAGCTCCGGGAGCACGTGGAGATACCGCTTCTGGACGAGTTTTAAAACCAGCGATTACAGAGAGTGGTGCAAAAGTACAAATTCCCATCTTTATCGAAGAAGGAGAAAAGATTAAAATAGACACACGTACGGGAGATTACGTCGCTCGTGTCTAA
- the epmA gene encoding EF-P lysine aminoacylase EpmA, translated as MSKKDLSLLYSRADLLTKIRHFFLQRKVLEVDCPALSLTASIDPHIDVMKVCLSNKLGYLHTSPEYRMKRLLSYGIKDIYQLSHVFRNHEFGRWHNPEFTMLEWYRIDWSLEQLIRETLDLLQMTLGNLPIHTYTYREAFTQATEIDCDTCDVQELFDCLKAYDIQISDTSWDRDFLIQLVMGSVVEPTLDPHYLTVITDFPIEQAALAKTRLVDQKLVACRFEVYYKTVEIANGYQELTDPQENKLRIEKANQTRLLMGKEALPIDEKFLQDLELPPCCGVALGFDRLLALKHGLNNLKPILPFSWDET; from the coding sequence GTGTCTAAAAAAGATCTCTCTTTATTGTATAGCAGAGCTGATCTACTTACTAAAATACGCCACTTTTTTTTGCAGAGAAAGGTTTTAGAAGTAGATTGCCCTGCATTATCTCTGACAGCCTCCATAGATCCACATATCGATGTAATGAAAGTTTGCTTAAGCAATAAATTAGGCTATTTGCATACATCTCCAGAATACCGCATGAAACGACTGCTCTCTTATGGTATCAAAGATATTTATCAACTCAGTCACGTATTCCGTAATCATGAATTCGGTAGATGGCACAACCCAGAATTCACCATGCTGGAATGGTATCGAATAGACTGGTCCTTAGAACAACTCATTAGAGAAACTTTGGATTTATTGCAGATGACCTTGGGTAATCTTCCTATTCATACTTATACCTACCGAGAAGCTTTCACTCAAGCTACAGAAATCGATTGTGATACATGTGATGTACAAGAGTTATTTGACTGTCTAAAAGCCTATGACATTCAAATATCCGATACAAGTTGGGATAGGGATTTTCTGATTCAATTAGTAATGGGATCTGTAGTAGAGCCCACTTTGGATCCTCATTATCTGACTGTGATTACCGATTTCCCTATAGAACAAGCAGCGCTTGCTAAAACCCGTTTAGTCGATCAAAAGCTCGTAGCATGTCGTTTTGAGGTATATTATAAAACAGTAGAAATAGCCAATGGGTATCAAGAGTTAACCGACCCACAAGAAAACAAACTACGTATCGAAAAAGCTAATCAAACTCGCCTTTTAATGGGAAAAGAAGCTCTTCCTATTGATGAAAAATTTCTCCAAGATCTTGAGCTCCCTCCTTGCTGTGGAGTAGCCTTAGGGTTTGATCGCCTGCTCGCTCTTAAGCATGGATTAAATAATCTAAAGCCCATTCTGCCTTTTTCCTGGGATGAAACCTAA
- a CDS encoding NAD+ synthase codes for MRIFVSQLNPIIGDLEGNTKKILYSLEQARLAHAELILFSELILSGYPPEDLLLQRSFVEAHAYYLEQVIAASSGLIVILGLVRQNKERAEKSLINSAAVIYDRKLLGFQDKQLLPTYDVFDERRYFEPVLKTRIWPLKGKRIGILICEDMWQHLEGNYAHDPVLDLVDLQPDLILNLSASPYGFQTLETRIEVCLACARTLKCPVILCCQVGANDQLVFAGYSTYVNKQAELQQLAKGFEEDTMLLDTEAVSTPYTFIIDPFKDLYQALVLGLRDYFVKLGFKKACLGISGGIDSALVACIAVDALGSENVLGITMPSRYNSKQSLLDAIELADNLKITLKQIPIEKPFQAYLELLQPYFVDQKFDATEENLQARIRGAILMAFSNKFGCLVLSTGNKSEMAMGYCTLYGDMCGGLSVLSDLTKQQVYILANLHKQRIPKSTLKKPPSAELKFNQLDSNSLPPYDIIDQVLQGYIEEYFSPEEISYQYQIPLDLVKQLIKRMYNAEYKRQQAAPGIRVSRRAFQAGRRFPIVQKWV; via the coding sequence ATGCGTATTTTTGTTTCTCAATTAAATCCAATTATTGGTGATTTAGAAGGAAACACAAAAAAAATACTTTATTCTTTAGAACAGGCGCGTTTAGCCCATGCAGAGCTTATTCTCTTCTCAGAACTTATTTTATCTGGCTACCCTCCAGAGGATTTATTATTACAAAGGTCTTTTGTTGAAGCGCATGCGTATTATTTGGAACAGGTCATTGCAGCATCTTCTGGTTTAATTGTTATTTTGGGATTGGTTCGTCAAAATAAAGAGAGGGCAGAAAAATCTCTGATAAATAGTGCTGCTGTTATTTACGATAGGAAACTTTTAGGCTTTCAAGACAAACAGTTGCTTCCTACCTACGATGTCTTTGATGAGAGGCGCTATTTTGAACCGGTTTTAAAAACCCGTATTTGGCCATTGAAAGGTAAAAGAATTGGTATTTTGATTTGTGAGGATATGTGGCAACATCTAGAAGGTAATTATGCACACGATCCTGTATTAGACCTGGTTGATTTGCAACCAGATCTTATCCTTAACTTATCCGCTTCTCCCTATGGATTTCAAACATTAGAGACTCGTATTGAAGTATGTCTTGCTTGTGCACGCACATTGAAATGTCCTGTTATACTTTGCTGTCAGGTGGGAGCTAATGATCAACTTGTATTTGCAGGCTATAGTACCTATGTAAATAAGCAAGCTGAACTGCAACAGTTAGCAAAGGGATTTGAAGAAGATACAATGCTTCTGGATACAGAAGCTGTATCTACACCCTATACCTTTATTATCGATCCGTTCAAGGATTTATATCAGGCACTGGTATTAGGCTTGAGGGATTACTTTGTTAAACTAGGATTTAAAAAAGCTTGTCTTGGGATATCAGGTGGAATTGATTCCGCTTTGGTAGCTTGCATAGCAGTGGATGCATTAGGTAGTGAAAATGTATTAGGCATTACCATGCCTTCTCGTTATAACTCAAAACAAAGCCTCTTGGATGCTATAGAATTAGCAGACAACTTAAAAATAACACTAAAGCAGATTCCCATTGAAAAACCATTTCAAGCATATCTTGAACTTTTACAACCTTATTTTGTAGACCAAAAATTCGATGCAACCGAGGAGAATTTGCAAGCTCGTATTAGAGGGGCCATTTTAATGGCTTTTTCCAATAAGTTTGGATGCTTAGTTTTAAGTACGGGTAATAAAAGTGAAATGGCAATGGGTTATTGCACTTTATATGGGGATATGTGTGGAGGTTTAAGTGTGCTATCAGATTTGACTAAACAGCAGGTGTATATCTTAGCCAATCTACATAAACAACGCATTCCTAAATCTACATTAAAAAAACCCCCTTCAGCTGAGCTTAAGTTCAATCAATTAGACAGTAATTCTCTTCCTCCTTATGATATTATAGATCAAGTATTACAAGGTTATATAGAGGAATATTTTTCTCCTGAAGAGATTTCTTATCAATATCAAATACCTCTTGATCTCGTGAAGCAATTAATTAAAAGAATGTATAACGCAGAGTATAAACGCCAACAAGCAGCTCCTGGAATTCGCGTGAGTCGCAGGGCTTTTCAAGCAGGAAGGCGATTTCCCATTGTACAAAAATGGGTTTAG
- the htpG gene encoding molecular chaperone HtpG, with translation MKKCGNLKIDTENILPIIKQWLYSDKEIFLRELISNGCDAIHKCKVLKDHEKLSIENSSFRIDLTIDKEKKTLTFSDTGLGMSAEEIEKYIAQLAFSGAKEFLSKYKTEKEQDQIIGHFGLGFYSAYMVADKVSIDSLSYVPEAEPALWSCDGSSSYELEKGTRTSRGTAITLHISSEAEEFLEETRINTLLQKYCGFLPVPIYLNGKQINAKEPLWLKNSADCTDKEYIDFYHQLYPLEPDPIFWIHLNVDYPFNLKGILYFPKITGRFDWNQNTIKLFCNRVYVSDNCKDVLPDYLMILRGAIDSPDIPLNVSRSTLQVDRTVRQLSQHISKKVSDRLLSLYTTNRERFIQTWPDIEWIIKLGILQDDKWYERLKSLLIWQQTNKDWTTVEEYIERNRLSHENKIFYVSQEHSHSHILDLYQAKGMEVLYAPSPIDNHLMSFLESKLDKISFQRIDGALDETILDKTREHTLLDTEGRTEAAKIADFIRSKLQIEHLEVEAKSLVNDTVPALLVIDEHMRRMRETMALTKQSFNLPSKNTFVVNTNNKLVQKAYQLETKEPELAKELIHHIYELSLLSQKELAPEALSSFILRSNRVLEKMADFCP, from the coding sequence ATGAAAAAATGCGGCAATTTAAAAATTGACACGGAAAATATTTTACCGATCATTAAACAGTGGCTCTATTCAGACAAAGAAATTTTTCTCCGAGAGCTTATTTCTAATGGGTGTGACGCTATTCATAAATGTAAAGTGTTAAAAGATCATGAAAAACTCTCTATTGAAAATAGCTCTTTTCGAATTGATCTAACAATCGATAAAGAGAAAAAAACCCTGACTTTTAGCGATACTGGCCTTGGTATGAGTGCAGAGGAAATAGAAAAGTATATTGCACAGCTTGCCTTTTCAGGAGCTAAAGAGTTTTTAAGCAAATATAAAACCGAAAAAGAACAAGATCAGATCATTGGACATTTTGGCCTTGGATTTTATTCTGCCTATATGGTTGCGGATAAGGTTAGTATTGATTCTCTCTCTTACGTTCCAGAAGCAGAGCCAGCTCTTTGGTCTTGTGATGGTTCTTCTTCTTATGAACTAGAGAAAGGAACTAGAACTTCTAGGGGAACTGCGATTACATTACATATATCCTCAGAAGCAGAAGAGTTCTTAGAAGAGACAAGAATAAACACTCTTTTGCAAAAGTACTGTGGATTTTTGCCGGTTCCTATTTACCTAAACGGCAAGCAAATCAACGCTAAAGAGCCTCTTTGGTTGAAAAATTCTGCTGACTGCACAGATAAAGAATACATCGATTTCTATCACCAACTCTATCCCCTAGAGCCAGATCCCATCTTTTGGATTCATTTAAATGTAGATTATCCATTTAATCTAAAAGGGATCCTCTACTTCCCTAAAATTACAGGTCGCTTTGACTGGAATCAAAATACCATTAAGCTCTTTTGCAATCGCGTATATGTATCAGATAACTGTAAAGATGTTTTGCCTGACTACCTTATGATACTAAGAGGCGCTATCGATAGTCCTGATATTCCTTTAAATGTATCGCGTAGTACCTTGCAAGTCGATCGTACGGTAAGACAACTCTCTCAACATATCTCTAAAAAAGTAAGCGATCGCCTACTCTCTTTATATACCACCAATCGCGAGCGGTTTATTCAAACATGGCCGGACATTGAGTGGATCATAAAACTGGGGATTTTACAAGATGACAAGTGGTATGAGCGTCTTAAAAGCTTGCTCATTTGGCAGCAAACAAACAAAGATTGGACAACAGTAGAAGAATACATAGAGCGTAATCGTTTGTCTCATGAAAATAAGATCTTCTATGTCTCTCAAGAGCATTCTCATAGCCATATTCTTGATCTATATCAAGCAAAAGGTATGGAGGTTTTATATGCCCCCTCACCGATTGATAACCATCTTATGAGTTTTTTAGAGAGCAAATTAGATAAGATAAGCTTTCAAAGAATCGATGGAGCACTGGATGAAACTATTCTAGATAAAACTAGAGAGCATACTCTACTTGATACAGAAGGGCGTACAGAGGCTGCTAAAATAGCAGACTTCATCCGTTCCAAATTACAAATAGAGCATCTTGAAGTAGAAGCAAAAAGTCTTGTCAATGACACAGTTCCAGCTCTTTTAGTGATTGATGAGCATATGCGAAGGATGCGTGAGACAATGGCTTTAACCAAACAGTCCTTCAATTTGCCTTCTAAAAACACTTTCGTGGTAAATACCAATAATAAGCTTGTACAAAAAGCCTATCAATTAGAAACAAAAGAACCAGAACTGGCTAAGGAACTTATTCATCATATTTATGAGCTCTCCTTGCTTTCTCAAAAAGAACTAGCACCAGAGGCTCTATCGTCTTTTATTTTGCGCTCTAATCGCGTGTTGGAAAAAATGGCAGATTTCTGCCCTTAA
- a CDS encoding IS1634 family transposase has translation MGWNKSHRDDDPKIIEGTHGFSKDHRPDLKQVFLSLVVNGPSSIPLWMDPLDGNSSDKVSFHETIKNVENFRSQIDLDKPSRWIADSALYTKERLLKNNDYLWVTRVPETTTEAKRMMEKPSEDIPWIEAGNGYRIARFNSSYGEIMQRWLLVFSEQAYYREQRTLEKKITRQAEKLKQALWQLGNQIFHCKKDAIKAFEAVKNGQSYLVHLIHR, from the coding sequence ATTGGATGGAATAAATCACATAGAGACGATGATCCCAAAATTATAGAGGGTACACATGGATTTTCCAAAGACCACAGGCCAGATTTGAAGCAGGTCTTTTTATCATTGGTTGTAAATGGTCCGAGTTCTATTCCTTTGTGGATGGATCCTTTAGATGGGAATAGCTCTGACAAAGTGTCTTTCCACGAAACCATCAAAAACGTAGAGAATTTTCGTTCTCAAATAGATCTAGATAAGCCCTCCAGGTGGATAGCAGATTCGGCTCTGTACACGAAGGAGAGGCTACTGAAAAATAATGACTATTTGTGGGTGACACGAGTTCCTGAGACAACTACTGAAGCAAAAAGAATGATGGAAAAGCCATCAGAAGACATACCTTGGATCGAAGCAGGAAATGGATACAGAATAGCAAGATTCAACTCTTCATATGGAGAGATTATGCAGCGATGGTTACTGGTTTTTTCGGAGCAAGCTTATTATCGAGAGCAGAGGACGCTGGAGAAGAAAATTACTAGGCAAGCAGAAAAGTTAAAACAAGCGCTTTGGCAACTCGGCAATCAAATATTTCATTGCAAAAAAGATGCAATCAAAGCCTTTGAAGCGGTCAAAAATGGACAATCTTACCTTGTTCATTTAATACACAGATAA
- a CDS encoding DUF4277 domain-containing protein, which produces MIINGLGFTNRTLYLAHQFFASKPIERLLGVGLKAKDSTDHELGCALDNIAEYGASKLFS; this is translated from the coding sequence ATGATCATCAATGGTCTGGGCTTTACGAATAGGACATTGTATTTAGCTCATCAATTTTTTGCATCCAAGCCAATAGAAAGGCTCCTAGGAGTTGGTCTTAAGGCCAAAGATAGTACCGATCATGAGCTAGGCTGTGCTCTCGATAATATTGCAGAGTATGGTGCAAGCAAATTATTTTCTTGA
- a CDS encoding IS30 family transposase, which produces MIFNNQTQGETLPKGYHHLTYDQRCQIYILKARGDTSSSIANILKVHHSTISRELKRNKGQRGYRHQQAQEKAFLRKNSQPNKKMTPQIVTRIEEKIKLQWSPIQISGWLKRHGKEHVSHETIYNHIWKDKRQGGQLYRELRHRGKKYNKQRKGASGRGNMPGRIDIKQRPCIVEKKTRLGDWELDTVIGAGHKGVIVSMVERTSKLTKLAKVSHKTAEEVSQALIEQLKPIKDFVHTLTADNGKEFAYHQMVSFELETDFYFATPYHSWERGLNEHTNGLVRQYFPKTQSFLDTTSKDIERVETLLNNRPRKAVNFETPLEVFTRLSTNMLCSGAQ; this is translated from the coding sequence GTGATTTTTAACAATCAAACACAAGGAGAGACCTTGCCTAAAGGCTACCATCACCTAACCTATGACCAAAGATGTCAGATTTATATTTTAAAAGCTAGAGGAGATACATCTAGCTCAATAGCAAACATTCTAAAAGTTCATCATAGCACTATTAGTAGGGAACTTAAGAGAAATAAAGGGCAACGAGGATACCGTCATCAGCAAGCTCAAGAAAAAGCATTTCTTAGAAAAAATTCTCAGCCCAATAAAAAAATGACTCCTCAAATAGTTACCCGTATTGAAGAAAAAATCAAGTTGCAATGGAGCCCTATACAAATATCCGGATGGCTTAAAAGACATGGTAAAGAACATGTTAGTCATGAGACCATCTATAATCATATCTGGAAAGATAAACGACAGGGAGGACAGCTTTATAGAGAGCTCCGTCATCGAGGGAAAAAATATAACAAGCAGAGAAAGGGAGCTTCTGGAAGAGGGAACATGCCTGGTCGTATAGATATTAAGCAACGGCCTTGTATTGTAGAAAAAAAGACTCGTTTAGGAGACTGGGAACTAGATACAGTCATAGGGGCAGGACATAAAGGCGTAATTGTATCAATGGTAGAAAGAACTTCCAAGCTAACTAAGCTCGCCAAAGTTTCTCATAAAACTGCAGAGGAAGTAAGTCAAGCGTTAATTGAACAACTTAAACCTATCAAAGATTTTGTACACACATTAACAGCAGACAACGGAAAAGAATTTGCCTATCACCAAATGGTTAGTTTCGAGCTAGAGACAGACTTCTACTTTGCAACGCCCTACCATTCTTGGGAAAGAGGCTTAAATGAGCATACAAACGGACTAGTTAGGCAATATTTTCCTAAAACACAAAGCTTTTTAGATACGACTTCCAAGGATATAGAAAGGGTGGAAACTTTACTAAATAACAGACCTAGAAAGGCTGTCAACTTCGAAACTCCACTAGAAGTATTTACGAGATTATCTACAAACATGCTATGCTCGGGTGCACAATAG
- a CDS encoding IS630 family transposase, protein MKKLIPSQRADLEHKLKHPKDYSERNRLCVILGYDEGISTKNLAKTLRISPITVQKYLREYDSENKTGSSPRGGSKSKLSQDQKESLLKHLQEKTYLKVKGIIAYVHEQYGIKYSRSGMTDWLIQHGFVYKRPKKIPGKLDPEKQRIFIEQYRALKETLNPDEEIYFIDAVHPEHQSQAVCGWIKKGVQKTLQTSGKQLRLHFAGALCLTGMKIFTEEYKTVDADAMLDFFKKLEKQTEARIIHVILDNARSNKNKKLEEFLMSSRIKVHYLPPYSPNLNPIERLWKILKEKTVYNRYYETSVTFFQAIRGFFLEEIPKITDILKCRINDKFQVVDLNPIKLAV, encoded by the coding sequence ATGAAAAAACTGATCCCTAGCCAGAGAGCTGACTTAGAACACAAGTTAAAGCATCCAAAAGACTATTCTGAACGGAATAGGCTTTGTGTAATTTTGGGCTATGATGAGGGTATCTCAACAAAAAATCTTGCTAAAACACTCCGGATAAGCCCTATCACTGTTCAGAAATACCTCAGAGAATATGATTCCGAAAATAAAACTGGAAGTAGCCCTCGAGGCGGTAGCAAATCAAAACTTTCACAAGACCAAAAAGAGTCTCTACTAAAACACCTACAGGAAAAGACCTATCTTAAAGTCAAAGGGATCATAGCTTATGTGCATGAGCAATATGGGATAAAATATTCCCGAAGTGGCATGACAGATTGGCTCATACAGCACGGATTTGTTTATAAACGTCCTAAAAAGATTCCTGGGAAATTAGATCCTGAAAAACAACGAATTTTCATAGAACAATATAGGGCTTTAAAGGAGACCTTAAACCCTGATGAAGAGATCTATTTCATAGATGCTGTGCATCCTGAACATCAGTCCCAAGCCGTATGTGGATGGATCAAAAAAGGCGTTCAAAAGACTTTGCAGACATCCGGGAAACAATTGCGATTGCATTTTGCTGGAGCTCTTTGCCTGACAGGAATGAAGATTTTTACAGAGGAATATAAGACAGTTGATGCCGATGCAATGCTCGATTTTTTCAAGAAGCTAGAAAAACAGACAGAGGCTCGAATTATTCATGTAATTTTGGATAATGCAAGATCAAACAAAAATAAGAAACTAGAAGAGTTTCTGATGTCTTCTAGGATTAAAGTGCACTATCTCCCTCCTTATTCGCCGAATTTGAATCCTATTGAACGCTTGTGGAAGATCTTAAAGGAAAAGACGGTATACAATCGATATTACGAAACGTCGGTGACTTTTTTTCAGGCAATTAGAGGATTCTTCTTAGAAGAGATACCGAAAATAACAGATATTTTGAAATGTAGGATAAACGACAAGTTTCAAGTCGTTGACTTAAATCCCATTAAGCTAGCCGTTTGA
- the yajC gene encoding preprotein translocase subunit YajC: protein MNKTCKFTIPALCVTSSVFADAEATGGNSNLMQMLFMIGFAVIFFYFIIWRPDQKRRKQMEQMRSSIAKGDRVTVMGILGTIDKVEKDTVILSLYQGGKMEVLKNAITDIQPPVTKEKEVEPTEIK from the coding sequence ATGAATAAAACATGTAAATTTACCATTCCAGCTCTTTGTGTAACAAGCTCTGTATTTGCTGATGCAGAAGCAACCGGTGGTAATAGTAACTTAATGCAAATGCTATTTATGATTGGATTTGCTGTGATTTTCTTCTATTTTATTATCTGGCGTCCCGACCAAAAACGTCGTAAACAGATGGAACAAATGAGAAGCTCCATTGCTAAAGGAGATCGTGTTACCGTCATGGGGATCCTTGGCACAATCGATAAAGTAGAAAAAGATACCGTGATTTTATCCCTTTACCAAGGTGGAAAAATGGAAGTGTTGAAAAATGCTATTACCGATATTCAACCCCCTGTTACCAAAGAGAAAGAAGTAGAACCTACAGAAATTAAATAA
- the rlmD gene encoding 23S rRNA (uracil(1939)-C(5))-methyltransferase RlmD codes for MKESVCCIQRFHKKGYGTGKSPGFSKPLHVIGGVIGDELIVEVKTKQRAFIKQITHLSPYRTVPKCSHAPSCGGCSWQQVDYLFQLEQKQQRVHELFACFIKEQFILKSILSCDQIWQYRNKMEFSFSQDRSGQQFLGLIFAGSRGHVFNLQECWLVSVWFSSVVAQVRLWWKQSGLSAYRLDNTGSLRTLIVRQSLSTSDRLVMLTVSGRPEYALNKQQIQQFIQKILLTAPEPEKVSIFLRIQQAIKGQPTQFFEMHLHGPDHMLEKLNIEGKTLTFKISPTSFFQPNPRQAEKLFSSALQAIQGPKKHILDLYAGTATLSIVFAKIADRVTAIELNPHAVFDAKVNKELNHIKNLEIICGDVGSKVQELKNDPDFIFPDLVIVDPPRTGLDGKAIKALLELRPQEILYISCNPVTQAHDIQLLMPKGYQLVLLQPVDQFPHTVHIETIALLRLF; via the coding sequence ATGAAAGAAAGCGTTTGTTGCATTCAAAGATTTCATAAAAAAGGCTATGGAACAGGGAAAAGTCCTGGGTTTTCAAAGCCACTTCACGTTATAGGTGGAGTTATAGGGGATGAATTAATTGTTGAAGTCAAAACAAAACAACGCGCTTTCATCAAGCAGATTACCCACTTGTCGCCCTATAGAACAGTTCCAAAGTGTTCTCATGCTCCCTCTTGCGGAGGATGTAGTTGGCAGCAAGTAGATTATTTGTTTCAATTAGAGCAGAAACAGCAACGAGTCCATGAGTTATTTGCTTGCTTTATCAAAGAGCAGTTTATTCTTAAATCGATTCTTAGCTGCGATCAGATTTGGCAATATCGCAATAAGATGGAGTTTAGTTTTTCTCAAGATCGATCTGGGCAACAATTCTTAGGACTCATCTTTGCTGGTAGCAGAGGTCATGTATTTAACCTACAAGAATGTTGGCTGGTATCCGTATGGTTTTCATCCGTTGTTGCTCAGGTTAGGCTGTGGTGGAAACAAAGCGGTCTTAGTGCTTATCGCTTAGATAATACAGGGTCTTTACGAACATTAATTGTACGCCAGTCCCTAAGCACATCTGATAGGCTTGTGATGCTTACTGTTTCCGGTAGGCCAGAATATGCTTTAAATAAGCAGCAGATCCAGCAATTTATTCAAAAGATCCTGCTTACAGCTCCTGAACCAGAAAAGGTCAGCATCTTTTTGCGCATTCAACAAGCAATCAAAGGGCAACCCACTCAGTTTTTTGAAATGCACTTGCATGGTCCAGATCATATGTTAGAGAAGCTTAACATAGAAGGTAAAACCCTAACTTTTAAAATTAGCCCCACTTCTTTTTTTCAGCCGAATCCAAGACAAGCGGAAAAGTTGTTTTCCTCTGCGCTTCAAGCTATACAAGGTCCTAAAAAACATATTCTTGATCTCTATGCAGGGACCGCTACTTTATCCATTGTTTTCGCTAAAATAGCTGATAGGGTAACTGCTATTGAACTAAACCCTCACGCTGTATTTGACGCTAAAGTAAATAAAGAGTTAAATCATATTAAGAACCTTGAAATTATCTGTGGAGATGTAGGGTCAAAAGTACAGGAATTAAAAAATGATCCTGACTTTATTTTCCCAGATTTAGTCATTGTTGATCCTCCTCGCACAGGATTAGATGGCAAAGCTATTAAAGCTCTTTTAGAATTACGTCCTCAAGAAATTCTTTACATTTCTTGTAATCCAGTTACTCAAGCACACGATATTCAATTGCTTATGCCAAAAGGATACCAATTAGTATTACTTCAACCAGTAGATCAATTTCCTCATACAGTGCACATTGAAACAATTGCCCTATTAAGACTTTTTTAA